The region TATCCAAAACAACCAAGTCGGAATCATTCTCATCTTACTTGTGTTAGCTTCCCTGCTCATCAAAAACCATTTTTTCGGAGGGATCCTCCTTGCGTTGGCTGTCAGCATTAAAATCACACCTCTTGTGTTTTTGTTTGCCTTTCTTTATGAAAAGAAATACACAAGGATCCTTTGGTTTTTTGTCGGACTAATTCTTTGGAATGCTCTCCCACTCTTATACAATTGGGATTACACAATGCAGATGTCCAAAGAATGGATCACCCAAATCCTTGGAAATGCATTGAACAATCCACTCCTCCGCTCTTGGAAGAATAATCAATCTTTATCTTCAACTCTTGCCAAGTATTTTGTTTCAGGAGCAGATTTTATCAACCAACCAACTTATGGTTTGCCCTTTACAAATCTATCACTTTCAGTTTTAAAGATCATACAGCTTGTATTTGTTTTGATTTATGGAATCCCGCTTCTCATGTTATGGCGTAACCCCAACCAAAAATGGGCAATTGTCTCTTTATTGTTTTTAATTTCTGCTCTATTTAGTGGAATCAGTTGGATTCATAGTTATATCATTTGTTTGGTTCCCATTTATTTCATCTTAAACAAAATCATAGAAACCAAGAAGGATACAAAATCCTATTTGATCCTTTTTTTGTTTTTGAGTTTACCCATATTCAGTCATAGAACGTTTGTTGGACAAAAAGTAGAATCATTCCTCTCCATGTTTTCGATTCTTTTTTACTCTACCAGTTTACTGTATTTTTACATTGTTAGGTTTGCACTTCATGAAAACAAAAATTGGGATTGATGTACGACCTCTTGCTTATGGCATTACGGGGAACTCTCGTTATTTAGCGGAAGTTCTAAAAGTTTTATTAAGAAAACATACAGACAAAACATTTTATTTTCTCAGCAATAAACCAATTCATCCTGTTTTTTCGGATTTACTTTTACCAAACGTAATCTTGGTCATCGAAACAAAACCGATCCCTGGCCCTCTCTATTTGAATTTCATTTTGCCGAGACGACTCAAAGAACATTCAATTGAAGTATTTTGGGGAACCATTCAAATGTTACCTCTTTGGAGACTACCAATTCCAACCTATGTCAATTACCATGACCTGAACTTTATCTCCGCACCGGAAACGATGGCAAAATGGAATTATTGGCAACATAAGTTATTATCCCCCATCACCCTAAAGAACGCAGACAAAATCTTTTGTTTGTCCCAGAATACAAAGACTGAGATCATCCAATTTCGTCCTGAATTTAAAGATAAATGCCTTATCGTCTATCCCGGCGTTACAAAATCCAAAACAAACCCTAAGGCATTAAAGGTTAAATTCCCAAAAGAATTTTTTCTGACTGTGGGAACCTTAGAACCAAGAAAGAATATCAACCGTTTGGTGGATGCGTTTTTACGATTCAAAGAAGAACACCCCAAAGACAAACATTCTCTTTTGATCATGGGTAGAAAAGGTTGGGGAGAGGAAGGTGAAATGTTATATCAGAAATTAAATACTCCCACCATACAATCATCCGGCGTTCAATTTATCGAGAATCCAGATGAGAACACATTAGCTCTGGCATTTCATTCCTGTAAGGCTTTCTTCTTTCCCTCCTTACATGAAGGTTTTGGTTTGCCATTGCTTGAAGCTATGTTGGAAGGGAAAAGATGCGTTGCCTCTGACATACCTGTTTTTAAAGAAATTCTCTCCGACACCTGTGATTTGTATATACCACCCAAAGACGATTCTGGCTGGACAAATGCCTTTCAAGTGATGTCCGGCCCCAAAAAAGAAAGAAAACCAAAATTCCCATCGAAGTTATGGACTTGGCAGGAGACTGCTAAAAAAATTGAAGAGGTACTATTTTTGTGAAACCAATCAAACATTTGCTTTCCAAATGGAAAGAATACAAATCAAAAAAAGAATCTGCCTACTTTGGCACATCGCTCTATGATGAGCTAACTCTCAATCCCCTTCCTTCCATCTTTTTAATTCTAGGGTCAACAGTATTCTTTTGGGTCAGTGTACCTTATATACACCATCTAGGGAATTTTTTCTTTTGGTTCGTTGGAGTTTTGGAAATCACGAAAGTTTTAAAAATTCCTTTTTTGGATGAACTTCGTTATTATCATTACTTATCGGTATTTGTTTATTTTTACATTTCAATATCCTTGTTAATAGATATGAGTCGATTATTAGCAAAGTGGAATGTTCGATCTGTTTTTGTCAAAAATGAACTTTGGCAAATTTCTCACTCTGGTCTCGGGAAAGAACTCAACCAATACCAATTAGATGCGGAAGCATTATCACTCACCTATGAACATGGTGGATTTAGCGATTACCTAGGACTCAATCGTTTGCTTTGGAAAAAAAATGGGAACGTAGTGTTCTCGACTCCATTCTTTTTTCCTTACAGAAAGAACAAAGCCCTCATCAATCGGATTTTAAAAAGATAACAAGGAATCTTCTTTTTGAAAAAGCTCTTTATTTACCTGCTTCTGCTTGGATTATTTTTATTCCATCTTAGGTATCTGTCTCGTGCCTTTGATTGGGATTCTTGTGTGTACGCACTCAACATTCAAAAGGATAGAATTGAATCTGCTTTTTTTAATCCACATCATCTGGGATTTGAATCCTCTGGTCTCTTGTATTGGAAAATGGTTCGCTCGATTTATCCGACAACGGACATCATGTTTTTTCTGCGACTTCGAATCTTGAGTTTCTCACTCTTCTTCCTGGGACTTTTTATTTGGATCTACTACAAACTATATAAAGATTTTATACTGGCAGTTCTTCTTGCACTAGTGATCCAAGTGAGCCAAGCATTTTGGTTCTATAGTTTGCACAACGACACACCGCTCATCCATTCTTGTTTAATGGCTTTGTTATTTTTGTTTACGATCTATTTTTTACGAAATGGATTAAACAAAAAACACTTATTCATTTTATGGACCATTCAACTCTTCACGATTTACTTTCATCAATCGAATGTAATCCATTTTGGTATGGTTCCTATGGCTATTTTTTTATCACCCAATCGCAGTTTTGGGAAAAAACTACGAATCATTTTTGTCTATTTGACGTGTTTGGGTTTAGCCACCATTCTATCTTATTTATTTGTTGGTTTCGTGATCCTGAAAAGAGGGCTCGGCCCTATCGATGAAAAACATTTTTCGTTTTGGATGTTCTTATATGCGGCGATCAATCGATGGGGAACGAGTTTAGGTGAAGACAAAAATTATGTTTTGTACTTTTATCGAGGAATTGGAGATGCATTTCTTGTCTTCCAAAATGTGATTCCAAAATTCCGTGTGAACTTATTCGATTTTCAAAATCCAAAGCACCTACCGTATAATTTAAATCTTTTGTTCTGGATTTTTAGTTTGAGTTTAGGAATTTTGAATTTCCGTACAATGTGGACCAAATACAAACCAGAAATTTTAATACTTTTGTTTTGGCTTGTCCCTTCCATTGGTTTTTATACATGGTGGGAAGGATATTTTTTTGAATTTTGGGTAGGAACCACCATTGGTCTTTGGATTCTCAATTCATATATTTTACATTCTTATCGTTCCCATTTACTCCCAAAATTTTCGAATGCCGTTTTGCATACAATATACACGACTTTGTTTTTATTTTATTTTCTTACGAACTTTACCTTCTCTACCCTTCCTAGATCCATTGGACCAAAATTTGGTTATACGGAAGGAATCCAAGGGCCAGTTGAAAAATTAGCAGAAGAATCAATTTACAGATAGGAAACCCAACATGTTATTTAACTCCTTCGAATTTTTAATTTTCTTTTTTATTACGATCATCATCGGCAATATTCTGAAGAATCGGTGGCAAAGACTCTTCTTCCTTCTTGCGAGTTATTATTTTTACATGGCATGGCAACCATCGTCGATCTCTTGTTCGGCGATAGCAGACTCAGGACTCAAATATTATACAGACCGTCTTCATTGCGATCTAAAAATTAATCCTTATGTATTTATCTTAATTTTTTCTACGATCATTGACTATTTTGCTGCAAGGGCCATCGAACGAAAAGAAGACGGAGATGCAAGCCGAGGTTGGCTTCTTCTTCTATCACTTGTTGTCAACATAGGCACATTAGGATTCTTTAAGTATACGGATTTTTTACTTGGTGTCATCAATGACATTCATCTTTTAGGAGCTTTCCAGTTCGAAAAACAAAACATCATTTTACCTGTTGGAATTTCCTTCTATACATTTCAGTCGATGAGTTATACGATCGATGTATACAATCGAAAAATAGAGGCACGTAAATCCTTTTTAGACTTTGCCTTATATGTTGCTTTTTTTCCGCAACTTGTGGCGGGTCCAATTGTTCGTGCAGAAACTTTTTTTCGCGATTTGGATTACAGACTCAGTGTACACAAAGAACACATCGAAGCCGCTTTTGCTTTAATTCTAATTGGATTTACTAGAAAAATCGTTTTTGCAGACAACTTAGGCAAAGTAGTGGATGCAACATTTGCTAATTATCAAAACCTAAACTCAATTGAGATCTGGACTGGCGCATTGGCTTTCGGTTGGCAGATCTATTTTGACTTCGCTGGTTATACTGATATTGCCATTGGAGTGGCTCGGTTATTTGGATTTCAATTTAATGCCAACTTTAACTTTCCAATGTCTTGCAGAAACATTGCTGACCATTGGTCTCGCTGGCATATTTCATTTTCTACTTGGATTCGTGACTATATTTACATTCCATTAGGTGGATCAAGAGTCAGTGTTCTTATGTATATTCGAAATATTATGATCACTTGGTTATTTGCAGGTCTATGGCATGGCGCTGCGTACCATTATATAGGTTGGGGAATCTGGCAAGGTACAATGTTACTCACCCATAAATTCTATGGCGACACCTCCGTATCGAAATTCTTAAATGAAAAAGGTGGTAAAGTATACGATCTTTTTGCAAGAATATTCACAATGTTCTGCTTGGCATTCGGCTTTATCATGTTCCGTGCTGAAACGATGGAAAAAGCAATTCCTATGATGAAAGCATTATTGTTCATTAACGATTCGAGTGTTCCATTGACAAAATGGACAAACTATCGTTATGGAATTCTCCTTGTGATCTGTTTTACTGCTAGTTATATTTTTTCTAAACGACAAATCCCTACTCTTCTTACAGGGAATTGGATAAAGTATTCTTTATTTGTCATCGTTAATATCTTACTATTATTATTATTTGGGGTAACAGAAAGTCAGAACTTCCTCTACTTTCAATTTTAAGCATGAGCCTAACAAAAGAAACAATTCTATTTATAAAAGACAAGAAGATCGTAACGGCTTTTCTATTCCTTCTATTCTTTGAACTTATTTTACAGTCTGGCTTTTACAAACCATACTTAAAAAAGAACTCATATGCATCGAATATCAATCGAGTGACAGAACATGTTGTCTCCAAAAAAGATGAGTTGAATCCTGACGTTCTTATCGTTGGAACTTCTGTTGCGTTTGAGGGTATCAGTGTAAGAATTCTGAATGAAAATCTAAAAAAATTAGGCCTCAAAACTCAATCCATTGCCGTTCGAGGTTCTGAGTTGGTGGTACAACATCGAATTCTTGAAGAATACTTAGATGAATTTCCGAATGTAAAAGTCATCCTTCATGTGATGGAACCTGGGATGCCTTGGGTCGACAGAAACTATGTTGTAGATCCAACGTTGGCAATGTTATCGGAATTGGGAAATTTTAAAGCAATTCCGACCGTGTTAGATTTTGAATATAAGTTAGATTTTTCTAACTATCTATATTTAATTTTCAAATCAGTTGCATACCGCAAAGATATGTCTGACTTTGTAATTAATTTTAATGAACGAATGAAAGCAATCGCAAGAAAAAACAAAAATCCCAATACAAATCCATGGGATTATGAAAATGATCATCCAGAATCAATCGATGAATACAACCTAACAAGTGTAGATGATTGTATGAATCGACTTGCATTGCACTTGCCAATTGAAATCCCAAAAGGCTCCAATCCCGATCACAGAAGGATGTTATTCGAAACCTGTGGGATTGCGAGTATTGTCCCCAAAGACTCCAATGCAACAGACGATACAAAACGATACTTCCGCCGACTAACAAAGATGTATGAATTTATAGGCAAACGAAACATTCATATCATCAATGTTTTTGCTCCTTATTCGGATGTGATTCGAAAGGTAAATAACGAAGGCCGCATGAAGGTATGGAGAGATGGTTTAACGGAAGCATTAAAAAAACACCAACCATTAGATGAAATGGACCTACAAGATTCATTAGGTGAAAAAAATGGGAAATATTGTTTTGATTTAATCCATTTAAACCAAGAGGGAATGATTACTTTTTCAAATATCCTTTCCAAAGAATTGGAGAAAAAACTTGGAACAAAATGAAATCACTCTCAATCAATTACAAGGTGAAGTAAACGATTGGATACAGACGATCGGAGTTCGCTATTTTTCAGAACTTACCAATTTAGCGATCCTTGTAGAAGAAGTAGGAGAACTTTCCAGGTTAATGGCAAGAAAATACGGAGATCAGTCTTTTAAATCAGGAGAATCTGCAGATCAAATTCCAAATGAAATTGGCGACATCTTATTTGTGTTAACTTGTCTTGCCAACCAAATGGGAATTTCCTTACAAGATGCAATCACAGCAACAATCCAAAAAAACACAAAACGCGACATCCATCGTCACAAAAATAATCCAAAACTTTAAGAATTCACCTCAGCTTCCAATACCTGTATTCCGGCTTCTCTGCGAATGGCGTTCCAATACGCAGATAAATGGGCGGGATGCGAATTCATATCAGATATACAATATTCAAACTTCTCTTTAAAAATTGGATTTCTCTCCAAATACTCCACATACTGTTCATAATCATCTAACATCTTTTGGAAAAAAACTTTCTGACCATCAAAATCATAATCTTCGCGAAAGAACATATAAGCATGTGCTAAATCGTGAAGCAGATGCTCAAACGCATCTCGTTTCCCTTCTACTAAAGAACCTGACAAAGCATGCTTCCAACTAATCGTTGCATAACGAATTCCTTTGCTTTGCGTTTGTAGCATTTCAAGCGAACTAGGATTATAATCAATCAACCGAATATTCCATTCCCCAATGTGCCATTTCCAAAGCGCAAATCGTACAGTATCTGGCATTCCATAAAACCGAACGACCTCTAAAAATTCTTTTGATGCGTTTTTATCTGGGAGTTTTTGACCCATACGTAAGAATGGATGCTTTTTCACACGCTTTTCTAAATACAATAAAAGGATCTGAAATGCAGTTTGGCTATCAGTGAGATTTTTATTTTCCCAATCAGATTTGATTTGAAGCAACTGAGGACGAATATGAACTAATTCATCCAAAAGAGAAATTGCAGGAATACAAATTTTCTTAAACGAACCATAGATTCGTCCCTCGTCATGGGGCATATGATTCAGTTAACCCATAATAGTCTGTTCCATGATGGAAAAAACCTCCGGACTCCCCTCCAAGAAAAAAGAAAGTCCCATCTGAGAATTTTACTCCACTATGTTTTGAAACACTATTCCTCGACATTCCCATCTCAAAAAAGCTGTTACTCTTACGATAGTCTAATTTTTCGATGGTTCTACTAGGTTCGCTCGTGTTATAACGATAGGCGCCACCATAGAATAAAATACCTCCAACCTCTTCTCCTAACGGTGCAGGCAGTTCTAGTGCTACGCTCCATTCCCTTCGGTATACCGAATTTGCGATGGTTAGAATTCGATTCTTCGATACATCAAATAACATGGTAGCATTGCTTAAGTTTGACAATTGAGACCCATAAATCATCACATTACCATCACCTAACTTTAAACATTTCAGTCCACCAACAGCAATAGGCAAACTTGGTCCCCAACTGAATGTTTTCGTAATAGGATCAAAAAATTCCGTAGTATCTTTGGGAGCAAAAATTCCATCGACTCCGCCAATAATAAAAACTCTTCCATCATTAAGTAAGACAGAACAAGAATAACAACGAGGTGTCTTCATTGGATCTGAAACCATTGTGAAAGTTTCAGTTGCTGGATCATAAATTTCTGCGGTATTCGAGGTAGAAAAATACATTCCTGGTGGAGGGTTATAATCTTTGATTCCTCCAA is a window of Leptospira sp. WS60.C2 DNA encoding:
- a CDS encoding nucleotide pyrophosphohydrolase, yielding MEQNEITLNQLQGEVNDWIQTIGVRYFSELTNLAILVEEVGELSRLMARKYGDQSFKSGESADQIPNEIGDILFVLTCLANQMGISLQDAITATIQKNTKRDIHRHKNNPKL
- a CDS encoding MBOAT family protein produces the protein MLFNSFEFLIFFFITIIIGNILKNRWQRLFFLLASYYFYMAWQPSSISCSAIADSGLKYYTDRLHCDLKINPYVFILIFSTIIDYFAARAIERKEDGDASRGWLLLLSLVVNIGTLGFFKYTDFLLGVINDIHLLGAFQFEKQNIILPVGISFYTFQSMSYTIDVYNRKIEARKSFLDFALYVAFFPQLVAGPIVRAETFFRDLDYRLSVHKEHIEAAFALILIGFTRKIVFADNLGKVVDATFANYQNLNSIEIWTGALAFGWQIYFDFAGYTDIAIGVARLFGFQFNANFNFPMSCRNIADHWSRWHISFSTWIRDYIYIPLGGSRVSVLMYIRNIMITWLFAGLWHGAAYHYIGWGIWQGTMLLTHKFYGDTSVSKFLNEKGGKVYDLFARIFTMFCLAFGFIMFRAETMEKAIPMMKALLFINDSSVPLTKWTNYRYGILLVICFTASYIFSKRQIPTLLTGNWIKYSLFVIVNILLLLLFGVTESQNFLYFQF
- a CDS encoding glycosyltransferase family 4 protein, encoding MKTKIGIDVRPLAYGITGNSRYLAEVLKVLLRKHTDKTFYFLSNKPIHPVFSDLLLPNVILVIETKPIPGPLYLNFILPRRLKEHSIEVFWGTIQMLPLWRLPIPTYVNYHDLNFISAPETMAKWNYWQHKLLSPITLKNADKIFCLSQNTKTEIIQFRPEFKDKCLIVYPGVTKSKTNPKALKVKFPKEFFLTVGTLEPRKNINRLVDAFLRFKEEHPKDKHSLLIMGRKGWGEEGEMLYQKLNTPTIQSSGVQFIENPDENTLALAFHSCKAFFFPSLHEGFGLPLLEAMLEGKRCVASDIPVFKEILSDTCDLYIPPKDDSGWTNAFQVMSGPKKERKPKFPSKLWTWQETAKKIEEVLFL
- a CDS encoding glycosyltransferase family 87 protein, encoding MWKFLETIERQGKWILAVLFLYLLVTSINQSRQKSDFLDYYHASERWGTGENLYRFDVAFELQSKIKTAEDLFRPENLSLLLTLQNETATYIYPPLFSFLLIPITYLSEQNAALIFELFSWISLLGILYLLFQIKDINGKTKQYTYLILIATLFFNFRFIESHIQNNQVGIILILLVLASLLIKNHFFGGILLALAVSIKITPLVFLFAFLYEKKYTRILWFFVGLILWNALPLLYNWDYTMQMSKEWITQILGNALNNPLLRSWKNNQSLSSTLAKYFVSGADFINQPTYGLPFTNLSLSVLKIIQLVFVLIYGIPLLMLWRNPNQKWAIVSLLFLISALFSGISWIHSYIICLVPIYFILNKIIETKKDTKSYLILFLFLSLPIFSHRTFVGQKVESFLSMFSILFYSTSLLYFYIVRFALHENKNWD